The Myxococcota bacterium genome contains a region encoding:
- a CDS encoding M23 family metallopeptidase, with protein MNATGWVLLLLLNVGLGIGGFTWYRAEGAAPGLVAPESLIVGRAGASVALEATDARAGLRALEAVVVHAGGELTLLDESYPGNLFSGGLRFRESAEIPLVAKQLSDVKGPATLRVRVRDWAWRDGFSGNLTEQEIPLTVDLEAPRVAVHSGLTYVKQGGSGAVAYRVSEPTARDGVRVGSVEYQGFPRPGGRKGERVALFAIPADGDANAPVVVFAQDAAGNDATAGWPLRVQARPQPEAQVRLSKSFLTNVVPRLANGGEGNAAAFHDVNTRIRAENEAKIRELIADSQDTPLFDGALRQMSGSKVTSRFGERRGYVVDGEEISRAVHYGYDLASFAAAPITAAAAGKVLFSDDLGIYGNCVIIDHGLGLVTLYGHLSRRGGQARAAHDHPAPQPHTPPPP; from the coding sequence ATGAACGCGACAGGTTGGGTCCTTCTTCTGCTGCTGAACGTCGGTCTGGGGATCGGTGGCTTCACCTGGTACCGCGCCGAGGGGGCTGCACCGGGCCTCGTGGCGCCCGAGTCGCTCATCGTTGGCCGGGCCGGCGCCTCGGTGGCGCTCGAGGCAACCGACGCGCGCGCCGGGCTCCGTGCCCTGGAGGCCGTCGTGGTCCACGCGGGCGGGGAGCTGACGCTGCTCGACGAGTCCTACCCGGGAAACCTCTTCTCCGGCGGACTCCGCTTCCGGGAGAGCGCTGAGATCCCGCTGGTCGCGAAGCAGCTCTCGGATGTGAAGGGTCCGGCCACCCTGCGCGTCCGGGTGCGCGACTGGGCCTGGCGGGACGGCTTCTCGGGCAACCTGACCGAGCAGGAGATCCCGCTCACCGTCGACCTCGAAGCACCGCGGGTGGCCGTCCACAGCGGGCTCACCTACGTGAAGCAGGGCGGGTCGGGCGCCGTCGCCTATCGGGTCTCCGAACCCACCGCGCGCGACGGCGTGCGCGTCGGCAGCGTCGAGTACCAGGGATTCCCGCGGCCGGGCGGACGCAAGGGCGAGCGCGTGGCGCTGTTCGCGATCCCCGCGGACGGCGATGCGAACGCGCCCGTGGTGGTCTTCGCGCAGGACGCCGCGGGCAACGACGCCACCGCCGGCTGGCCGCTGCGCGTCCAGGCCCGCCCCCAGCCGGAAGCCCAGGTGCGGCTCTCGAAGTCGTTCCTGACCAACGTGGTCCCGCGGCTCGCGAACGGCGGCGAGGGCAACGCCGCGGCGTTCCACGACGTCAACACGCGGATCCGCGCGGAGAACGAGGCGAAGATCCGCGAGCTGATCGCCGACAGCCAGGACACCCCGCTCTTCGACGGCGCGCTGCGCCAGATGTCCGGGTCGAAGGTCACCAGCCGCTTCGGCGAGCGCCGGGGATACGTCGTCGACGGCGAAGAGATCTCACGGGCGGTGCACTACGGCTACGACCTCGCGTCGTTCGCGGCGGCCCCGATCACCGCGGCAGCCGCGGGCAAGGTCCTCTTCTCCGACGACCTGGGCATCTACGGCAACTGCGTGATCATCGACCACGGCCTCGGGCTCGTCACGCTCTACGGACACCTGTCGCGGCGGGGCGGGCAAGCGCGCGCCGCCCACGACCACCCAGCACCCCAACCGCACACACCCCCCCCCCCCC